cacagcctGTGTTGCAAAATGCCACggagcaaagagaaaagagtggGACGCAATCTACTTCCGGTCAGCAACTAACCAATGGAGGCTTTGCGAGTGAGTGTCGTCATCAAACACGCTGAAACTCCGTGTtcacaataataacattttaatttttaataaaacattatttacattacattacagtattatttacattattatggTTGTGTCTTGTAAATATCAATTGCAGAACACATCTTGTTAAGTGaattttcattaaaatactttttatgtATTCGACtatttaatgataataatgataataataataataatataacaataataataatatcctAGCATTAAGTTTGTATCGCACTTTTCATTCCTggtgaaactcaaagtgctatAGTATTAATAAcaagggttgggaaggttactttggaaatgtaatgttaCAGATGACTAGtcactctatttaaaatgtaataagtaatgtaactatttttaTTGCTTAAAGTAGTGTAACCCATTACATTTgatgattacttttctaattttctaaagactgtttaaatgttggggtaagtgtacccattaagcaccaaaatctaagttcaggtgtttttcatgtatactgacatgatttataagggagatcatttcttataaagcaagatttatctctcatttgaaaatgtattcattagttcaggTAGATTTTgaaatatagaatagaatatagaaaagtaaaaagtctggcatgggtttaattggtactatgcccatgtcatgatttacttacaacatataaaacatgtctagtttaattaaacagcattatgtattcagtaacatgttgaatatttaaaaatgagggagaaaaaacCTGTTCCTgaacaaaatcttaaaggtctgacttcagatgtaaccccctttgtaataATCAACaattcataagtaactgtaatttaagtTACTGTAACgtattacagttacatttattttgtaattagaTGACGTAACGCTGCTGTTTTGTGTTGGTTAACTGTTGAGACAAACCTCTTATCTGTAATGATACACTGGCTGACAACTTCTAAATTGAATTACAGATGAAGCGGACTCTATGAGACAGATTGCTTGTTCAATGTTTAAACATGGGATCTGTTGACACTATGTGGGGACTGGTGGGAAATGTTCCCATGAGGATCTATTTTtagtcattcttttatttatttcctttattcATTTCCATAAAGGGTGGCAGTAGTCTGGAGCATATCCAGCAGCAAGCAATATGTGGAAAGCACTGAGACACCAGGCTATCACAGAGCTATTTCAGTCAATATTGCACACAgattttctttatttgacaGATGTTTTGTTAGTGTTTCAGTCACAAAGGAGTCAACCAGCTGATACAGAGTTGCTTATCTAGTGTTATCAAGACTATACCATGATCAAAGTCCTAATAtaggaagagatgaagaagaaagggatAAGGGATGTAATTTTTATTacacatattttatgttttataccGTAACTACTATCATCCCGCTGGTGTTTTCAACCTGCTTTAACATCTTTTATCCTTTAAATTgaatgttttggggttttttttctgaataagATCGTTACTTACAACCAGAAGGTTAAGTAAAGCAGATTGGAGACTCAGTGCAAATGTGCAAATGGGAAAGGCACATAGTGTAGCTGTATGCCAGTTATGACATTTTGCATTATTCTGCAATATAGAATATCAACTAATAAATTGGCTACTGTGGAGTAATCTAAAACTACTGCTAAAAATGAGAGTATATAATGAATATGAGCAGATCATGTCTGGATATGAACTGAATCTAACGCATTATATAATGACATTAATAAAAGATTATTCACATAAATCAGCAAAgcattgtaaaaataaaaatgataacacTTTTTAGGCACTTTCTATCTCCATGGTTTCACAACAGACATGAGTTGGACAGACATACTgcacatttttactgtttattattaattggaacataatcaaataacataacaaTGATAACACTCATTAGTTTACATAATCATACATCTTTCCCACAAAGATTTCCAtgacaatgaatgaaaaagtgaaCTGTAGTTTGACAGGGGACATGGTCACAATCTACATTAAGTCTCATGTCCTTATACTGGACTAGCACTCAAGAGTTGATATATttcatgtaaaaaacaaaaacaaacccaagAACAAAGCAAGAAAACCGTTCACTCGACATGTCTGTGTTACTTTTCTTTGGTAAGAACAGTTTTGAAACATCATGTTGGGAAAACACAAAATGGGTCTTTGACATTGTGAGGAGCACAATCCTCTGAAGTACAAACTTTACATTTCCAGAATAAGTTCagcattttcctttttgtccCCTCAATCCCAGCTGTCTACAACAGGTGATGGTAAAGACGTCCCCTTTAATTCCTGGGCTGGAACACGATCTTCACAGTCGCACATTAATAATTGGAGGCTATTGTAGAAGCGGCACAGGCACTTAAAAGACATTGACACTGACATACAATCTGGTACAATAGTCATGCAGTGATACAAACTTGGCCAACATGACCGTGAGGTAATAATTAACATACTGAAGAGCTGAATGAAGCATGGTCTATGTTGATCCAGCTGGTTTTGCAGCAGAAAGACCCCAGTTTTAAACGCTGAATACCCGTGCAACAGAAATAAAAGGGAACCAACTTTAGCATCAGATTGTATATGTACAGTCTCATAGAAATATACACATCTACCGATTAGTCATCTTTTCTACAGTGGTGGTTTGTCTTTAGCTATCAAGCTTGTCCACAGCTTTAGCGGGTGAAGGCAAAGCCATCCAGTTTGCATAAACACTATCATTGGCATATCTTGTAAAGACTGGATTAGTGGCATCATGTCTGTTGAGTGGTACCGGGCTCTTCTCAGGCCAGTTCGGGTATGACATGCCTAAAAATGAGAACATATCATTTTTCTGCACTCAGTGAAAGACAAACAGCGTGCAGACAGTAAGGCTCTAAAATCAAACTCTGTAGTGCTGATCTCTGAAGAAAGTCCTGATTTGACCCTtagaaatgtacatttatgGCTTTGAATATAAGTGAGAGATCATATAcgttattatttatagtttttttataACGTATCAAGGCTATAATGTTGCTTATGCCCGAGAATTTAACAGCAAATGAGAGTCTATTCTGTTATGTTCTTTACTCTTAACTAATGTCACCTAAGAGTTGGATTTAAAAGCCTTACTGTTCCTCTGGTCAGCACTGTGGAATCATTATAGATTAAAAGCTTATATACATTAGAAAGTCACGAAATTTAAGACAATCTGGAATTCAAACCACAATGAGTGATCGATTCAGCGAGGACCTGTTTCAAATGTCACACACTGTTTTCCTCAATGCaaacaaatataatgaaatgacATGGAAGTATGATGGAATGACAAATTGAGCTATGTACAAATGAAGTGAAGCGTGAGTGTGAGCTGTATAAATTAGGATGAAGGGTATATCCAGTATTTACAAATGGAGCATTTTTGGTCAGCATTCATGTACATTAGAAGCAGgtccaaatgaaaacaaaaaaatgcaagaCACAAGATCTTTTTTTGTCACTGAGCCTCTCATTTACGATGAAATGGGAGATATGTCAGCATTAATCAGCGAAAGGCATGCCTagatcacagtcacacacacttgactACGGAAAGCCAATCACAACTTGCCAAAAAAGAGAGCTTGTGTGCCCTGTTTCTAAAATCTAGTAAATGCATGGGAAATTCTACCATAGAGCTTGTTTTCAATCCATGTGGAGGGGAGGGTTCGAGGGAGAGGGGCGTTATTACAGTCCACTAGTGGTGTATCCTCTTCAGAGAGGGCGTCGTCGTACAGCAGGGCGTCGGCTGGCGTGGAAGCCGCCAGGTCCAGGTAATCCTGACAAGAGCAGATGAAGATGTGATTAGGGTGATtaaggaggagaggagttaaGGCATGCAAAGGCTGAGTGTGCTTATGCTAAAGGTGAGACACATGCAGAAAGAAATGTGCAGCCTTACTTATTGACTTGACCTGTACACTACCTCTTTCTGATAAAACTAGCCTGCTGTATTTTGGGATGCTTGCATTCCTCTGTCCTTAAAGGCTTCTTTATATAGCCTCACTTTAACAGCAGGAGCCTGACTGGTATGCTCTGTGATTATACTCTGCAAGGCCACATTTTAGGATTGCTTTTTAAGGGCTAATTATGGTATCTAAAGGGTTTGGGAAGAGTGACAGATCATAGAGttgaagcagtgtgtgtgtgtgtggctctaaACAGCAAGCTGACAAGAGGACATGTTGTCCGGCCAAAACGATACAGCGCTCATTTTTGGGGCCAACTGCAAatcaaagaggagagaaaagcaaaaatctCTAACTTCCCACTGCCAGATCTCAATGATTTAAGTTTTTGTCCTCTAATACTATTTTATATCATGTCCTTAATATACAGagctttttatattttgttactATATCTTATGTCATATTTATTGACTGTTTTTAAACATCTTAAATCTACtatcccttacttctttcctgtGGAAGAACATGAATCACGTATCATGATTTATTGGATAGCTTCACCATACCCGACTTTTCACCATCATCTTTTCCAGCTCTTTGCTGATGTCTGAGAATGTCGGCCTCTTGTCTGATTCTTGTTTCCAACAGCGTAGCATGAGGTTATACCTgcagaaagaaacattttttttacagtggcTGAAGTAAGTATCATTTAATTCTCCCAGCAGAGAGTCATTTTCCATGGCTGGCTGTCTAAATGTGGTGGAGGTGAGTTATTGCACTCAGTAGAAGTGAGGAGATGCTGTAAAGTAACACAGAGCAGAGCTCACATTTCCTCCGTGCAGTTCTCTGGTCTCTCCATCCTGTAGCCGGTCTTCAGGAGGTTAAACAGGCGTTCAGGAGCAATGCCTGGGTATGGATTACCTCCCAGTGTTACTATCTCCCACAACAGCACACCAAAGGACCAGCTGGAAGAAAACACAAGAGCTCATAAGAATATTTTAATAAGCAGTGAATGGAATAATCTGTGTAACTGCTTAAAATAATAGTTAAACATTTTGGGCAATACActtatttcctttcttgctGAGAATTAGATGAAGACATTGTCATGTCTGTAtccatcttctcatctaacgctcccaaaatgtcaaactattcacTTTAAATGATGACTCTACTCACACGTCACTTTGTGTTGTGTAAATGTGATCAAACAAGGACTCTATTGCCATCCATTTTACAGGTATACGGCCCTTAAAAACAGTGAGAGAACCTGTTGTTAATTTTGAACTTGAAAGCTTGTAGAAAATGCACCAAAATGATGaattttctgtccttttttctttaccttGCTCCTCTTAACATAAGAGTCCTCTTCATACACGTCTCTTGAAAGGCCAAAGTCCGAGATCTTCATCTTTCGTCCTTCAGCCACAAGGACATTTCGTGCTGCAAGGTCCCTATGAACAAGCTGTCGAACCAAAATACTCAATTCGAATGCCTTATCTTCACAAACAGTAATAAATACCTTGAACTGAAAAGACTCATACCTTCATTTCGGCCAGGTATTGCATGCCTCTTGATATCTGCCATGCAAAGGAGATCAGGTCGCCCATTGTGAGTGCCCTGTCGTCTGGGTTCTCCAAGTAGCTGGAGTTTCGGTTGGCGTCTCTTCCCATGTAGCTTGGGCCAACTTTCCGGCTCTCACGCAAGAAGTTGCGGAGTGACCCATACTTGGCATATTCCACAATGAGGTACAATGGACCTATTCAGAGAAACAGCTTAGACTCCATCTGCAACACACATGCTCTGACCAAGGATTGCAGGAGGACCTAAAGTCTTACCGTCCTGGCTGCACGCTCCATACATCTTTATGACGTGCGGATGGTTGACTTGCTTCAGTAAAGTGAATTCTGACAGCAGGTCACGCAGCTCACTATGTGAGGCATTTTCTGTaatggagaagaagaggggatTGAAATGATGAAACCATTCATTGCCTCGGACAGTCACTCCTCATATATCACCATCACTTCCCAGTTTGTCTGCTCTTTGTTTGGCTCGTCTTACCTTTAAGCATTTTCACAGCCACAGTGGTGTAACCAGCTTTTCCTTTCAGCCTGAATGCCGTTGCCTTGACAACTTTCCCAAACTCTCCTTCTCCTAAAGTCTTGCCAAGCACCAGGTTTTTACGAGGAAATTCCCACTTTGGATCCTCCTGTTGAAACAACATAATGTCATTTCTGACTTCTCAACTGGCCCAATGTACTACTGTAAGAGAAAAGTACATCACAGGAGCAGCTTACAGGTATTTTGAAGGTGTCTGTCTCAATGGATTCCTGTGAGCCTCTGCGTAGGTTGTTAGCAGGGAAGCTGATTGGATAAGCCTGAGCTGGCCGGCGGAAAGTCATCTCAGCCGAGGCTATCGGGGGCTTGGGTGAGTTCTTGTGGTACCGGTGGATGAAGTATGAGGACAGGAGGATGGAGACGATGAAGGACAAGAGCAGAGCCGTGGCAATGATGGTCTTACACATATCGTCACATATCACCTCTGGAGGGGACAGAGTAGAGGATATCGCACAATACTGTCATTTTTCAAGAGCACCTCTGGTTTATTCTTGAGACGTCAGGAAGTATGATTTCGGTAAGGCAGCAGAGTTTTGTAATGACTCACCTTCTTCAGCTTCCTTCTCACAGAAACATTTCTGAGAGTAGCAGTAGCAGGTTCCATGGCCAGCCTGGATGCCGTTCCTCAGGCCTCGTTCATGACCTCCGATTACAGGTTCCTCTTCATGGAcagaaaaaatgcaaacacagtGAATGCAACAGTCAGTTTTCCATCTTTAATTATTGGCAGAAACCCAtcagtgtaataaaaaaaaagcaatgcaTTGTTTTTTCTTACTTGTGCAATCTTGTGGGCATATTGATGCATCTTTGCTTTCAACAGCATCACAAAAGCTGTCTGGACAAGTTCCCAGGTCAGGGGAGCAGGTCGAGTAATTTTCAGATATTCCTGGAATATGAGCACAAGGGAGAGAAAAGTGTTAGCAGGAAAACATAACCAGATGACAAACCATGCACACAGATTAATAACTACAccacttttgttttattgtcacaGTTTTGTTCGTCCTGATGTAGGAATTACACGCAGCATGTAGCAGTCTAGATCAATACATCGATGTGCTGTTGCCATCATATGGTGTTGTTTGAACTTGTGTTTATCATAATTAAGACCATATTTTCgttgttacttcctgttgttacttcctgttgcaAAAAGGATGTTAATGGAAAGGATGCACATGCTGGATCTGGTCAATTTATCTGTTCCACCAGCACAGAAGAAAACATGTTCCCTGTGAGGTTCTGATTTGTTTCTAGTTCAACTAATCTACAGTCTCATCatttaatgaaaaaacattCATTGATCTTAAAATGTTACATGGTGTATAGTTTTGATGTGTGATCTGTGTGTCTAACAGTAAAAACGCACCTCTCTCTGTGCCTTGCCTCCACTGGCATCTCCCTGTCGTCGCCCCCAGGCCTCGGGCTGACTCACAGTCTCCTCGCCGTCTGTTTTCTGCACAGGACAGGAACTGCTGGCTGTCCTGACTGGCCTTGCTTGCTGTGTACAACAGtgccaaaaacacacataaccTATTTATTAAAAGGCATCTGGGAGAGGGGAAAACTGTGGAGAAGAGTCAGCAGATGTGTGCCTGTTGAATAATGTAGGAATACATCTGTGCAACCCTGCACTGCCTTACTACTGCACTGGTTTACTGCTATTATACTAGAGAATTAAATCTAACTTcagtaagaaaaaacaaaaaaacaacacctgTAAAATTGTAAAATAGAAAGTAGACACTGTTATAGTATATTTGCAGGCATCTTACCGTCACTATCAAGTATGATGTGGATCTGAGTGCTAGT
This portion of the Scomber japonicus isolate fScoJap1 chromosome 14, fScoJap1.pri, whole genome shotgun sequence genome encodes:
- the ret gene encoding proto-oncogene tyrosine-protein kinase receptor Ret — its product is MGSSCGFSRGIIAVVLLPLLLEGATALYFPQNKYIETIYVGQTAGTPILQIHAMLDNDSEQPHYYLCWMNPYRGLSFNSWFSLDVITGILSLNKTLEESDFALLNQNSWSVTKLDLHATVLPNFTKRPLCRGPLRISLDFVNATIPQCAQTDMKELCFPHRDASNPHITENRFPGPLRQLRRLTRLNICPNYTISYSVESDTPAPFAVNENTTELIVTAPLDREESERYRLLLVCTVRTETLITKVETSLDVFVNDEDDNAPYVNGTDTADIVISYNRTKGGSFGTLYVFDRDLTPIYPIDQSQNKYVGTLLNSDPWIKDTLDIKGTFTEKKVAYGGIRETVHNYQLVLKRNLYVTENRTLQLDYLVNDTTYPGLQGTVLLHFNVTILPVQIRFANVTHMFTLTRRASLYAQVGRVCVENCQQADGFSVTYRLEVPDKNASADVQSCYAAISITQAPDEMWGLLYVNDTEALRRPECKDLQYIVIAQEEYTQLETSTQIHIILDSDASKASQDSQQFLSCAENRRRGDCESARGLGATTGRCQWRQGTERGISENYSTCSPDLGTCPDSFCDAVESKDASICPQDCTKEPVIGGHERGLRNGIQAGHGTCYCYSQKCFCEKEAEEEVICDDMCKTIIATALLLSFIVSILLSSYFIHRYHKNSPKPPIASAEMTFRRPAQAYPISFPANNLRRGSQESIETDTFKIPEDPKWEFPRKNLVLGKTLGEGEFGKVVKATAFRLKGKAGYTTVAVKMLKENASHSELRDLLSEFTLLKQVNHPHVIKMYGACSQDGPLYLIVEYAKYGSLRNFLRESRKVGPSYMGRDANRNSSYLENPDDRALTMGDLISFAWQISRGMQYLAEMKLVHRDLAARNVLVAEGRKMKISDFGLSRDVYEEDSYVKRSKGRIPVKWMAIESLFDHIYTTQSDVWSFGVLLWEIVTLGGNPYPGIAPERLFNLLKTGYRMERPENCTEEMYNLMLRCWKQESDKRPTFSDISKELEKMMVKSRDYLDLAASTPADALLYDDALSEEDTPLVDCNNAPLPRTLPSTWIENKLYGMSYPNWPEKSPVPLNRHDATNPVFTRYANDSVYANWMALPSPAKAVDKLDS